In the Diprion similis isolate iyDipSimi1 chromosome 2, iyDipSimi1.1, whole genome shotgun sequence genome, one interval contains:
- the LOC124416353 gene encoding protein javelin isoform X1: MGGVQSGPHSLGDVSLGRDTLWVQERLRHKNCRAPREGGNNRHDHPGGSSSSSLREQQQQQKLLKRTKSLAVISEENRANTRPSNYYRLGEPALSEAFRRQQLIPRAKLINRHSLKDRLSKSQQHLNESFEVSNPRVYRSRLPSDTYSVSDPHVSLPNFIPQNSRQNHNPDRLNILEWPEAPKRYQSIQNLDNVTGLVDVVEENWSTEGNRSIDCIYTQVKRKRKEHRSLDSVLFEDDKELEYFNVLDLLPLSNVRLQFDDRNSSNNSIKAEKRERNRDLFEKNYRKVQSSSDEYEDKYGIDDPDKLRVENRKKEKSYQHSEGLEPDIAEALNASKIEEINDFSKSENRKEDAIYESRVDEEAIGFEDEVFSQKSGKNRVLILDSDQDKFRADVAVVRPVEDYRRIEEAEDYKSIWISDSEDQEEMSRRPQVLKVIDNDVTKRNRTSVIEIGDVTEAMNSAKQTDDSTSEGNDCVITNDSKLSSNEDKANDSQDEVRVDAVKTFFESKCKVNGEAKNERSEGKFGRIINHTTSMFGKACNAVKGSLGFEARSDSSDLGLGSESGSDTRRQSMDGIDEAEDGPKEVANDTENNHSTLSRSFSCSVDSSAKNEVSPEFDHIRYKIMKSDLFSKNMFGSMKNEQVFDGLMQYLQEYSFHDLLVDNNVVIIEPVRAETVERKTTSTKCGGGKGKSPSSCRISGAVEKKCQEQRKVEGDKNAGKQPPKSPKQAGLRRHFFYHPIRVNRELIDDELPDPDTVRNVRKMFEGTLKLKTPDPTFSRNSPTRKTVSMKDLRQISESFDGSEKVDDSRSSSRAKNTANKDGMESPRSESKTRIIAQAFEARSGQTSPSDSGLSKHKGIKYLHNWDAGSVSSGVSSDYPDTDPGSGVQCTSSEDEDEGQDDDDIDNGPGHSVSQDVLKKIRECGTSVTYYGGKVVNTCNSPLISPPITGKIMREIMRNKPKNNEASKDYVKFRLVKSNSCDSRLELAGRLVNDQSKRDKFSKKTGEQINGTSGIEYTPKSDLRKCPIMEGRNVEVVVADEAVDDEIIEPEIKKEPPIVIGLEPKKEEVKEPEIFKADFKLGKLEDTKCYANKFNNNTFNQWQVNDPIQEKKCKFGEIDFEEFEVLEDSLNSNARKN, encoded by the exons TGCGCCTAGAGAGGGAGGCAACAACCGCCATGACCATCCAGGAGGGTCTTCTTCGTCATCGCTACGagaacagcaacagcagcagaagTTATTAAAGCGAACAAAAAGTTTGGCCGTAATATCCGAGGAGAACAGAGCAAATACCCGACCGAGTAATTACTACAGACTTGGCGAGCCTGCATTGTCGGAGGCATTCAGGAGGCAGCAGCTCATACCAAGAGCTAAGCTCATCAATCGGCATTCCCTGAAGGATAG ACTTTCAAAGAGCCAGCAACACCTCAACGAATCATTCGAGGTCTCGAATCCAAGAGTGTACCGATCACGTTTGCCTTCCGACACATATTCGGTGTCCGATCCTCACGTCTCTCTGCCAAACTTCATACCCCAGAATTCGCGACAGAATCATAACCCAGATCGACTCAACATTCTCGAGTGGCCCGAAGCACCGAAACGTTACCAAAGCATCCAGAACTTGGACAACGTTACAGGACTTGTCGATGTCGTCGAAGAAAATTGGTCAACGGAGGGAAACAGAAGTATAGACTGCATTTACACTCAG GTGAAAAGAAAGCGAAAGGAGCACCGAAGTTTGGACAGTGTACTATTCGAGGACGACAAAGAGCTTGAGTATTTCAACGTATTGGACCTCCTACCACTGTCAAACGTCCGTCTGCAATTCGACGATAGAAACAGCTCGAATAACAGCATTAAGGCGGAAAAAAGGGAGCGGAACCGTGACTTATTCGAGAAGAACTATCGCAAAGTTCAATCGTCGTCGGACGAATACGAAGACAAATACGGGATAGATGATCCTGACAAATTGCGGGTTGAGAATCGAAAGAAGGAGAAGTCTTATCAACATAGCGAAGGACTCGAGCCCGACATCGCGGAGGCGTTGAACGCGTCGAAGATTGAGGAAATCAACGATTTCTCGAAATCCGAGAACCGAAAGGAAGACGCTATTTACGAATCTAGGGTTGACGAAGAGGCGATAGGGTTCGAGGACGAAGTGTTCAGtcaaaaatcaggaaaaaaccgCGTCCTGATCCTCGACTCGGACCAAGATAAGTTCAGGGCGGACGTTGCGGTAGTGAGACCGGTTGAGGATTACCGAAGAATCGAAGAGGCAGAGGActacaaatcgatttggatATCGGACTCCGAGGATCAAGAGGAAATGTCGCGGAGACCTCAGGTGCTCAAGGTAATCGACAACGACGTAACGAAGCGTAACAGGACCTCGGTAATCGAAATCGGCGATGTCACCGAGGCAATGAACTCCGCGAAGCAAACCGATGACTCAACTTCGGAGGGTAACGACTGCGTAATCACAAACGACTCGAAACTCTCATCGAACGAGGACAAGGCGAACGACAGTCAAGATGAGGTCCGGGTCGACGCCGTGAAGACGTTCTTCGAATCAAAGTGCAAGGTGAACGGCGAGGCTAAGAACGAACGCTCGGAGGGTAAATTTGGCAGAATAATAAACCACACGACAAGCATGTTTGGAAAGGCTTGCAACGCGGTAAAGGGCAGTCTCGGCTTCGAGGCCAGATCTGACAGCTCCGATTTGGGGTTGGGATCCGAGTCAGGGAGCGACACGCGGAGGCAGTCGATGGACGGAATCGACGAGGCGGAAGACGGACCCAAAGAGGTGGCGAACGACACCGAGAACAACCACTCGACACTTTCGAGATCGTTTAGCTGCAGCGTTGACAGCTCGGCGAAGAACGAAGTCAGTCCAGAATTCGATCACATAAGGTACAAGATAATGAAGTCAGACTTGTTTAGTAAGAACATGTTCGGCAGTATGAAGAACGAGCAAGTTTTTGACGGGCTGATGCAGTACCTTCAAGAGTATTCGTTCCATGATCTTCTGGTGGACAATAACGTCGTGATAATCGAACCTGTGCGTGCCGAGACGGTTGAGAGAAAGACGACGTCGACGAAGTGCGGCGGGGGAAAAGGTAAGAGTCCCTCGTCATGCCGCATATCAGGAGCTGTTGAGAAAAAGTGTCAGGAACAGCGAAAAGTGGAGGGTGATAAAAACGCGGGAAAGCAGCCTCCCAAGAGCCCGAAGCAGGCTGGCCTAAGGCGGCACTTCTTTTATCACCCGATACGCGTTAACAGGGAATTGATCGACGACGAACTGCCCGATCCGGACACGGTTCGAAACGTGAGAAAGATGTTCGAGGGGACTTTGAAACTAAAAACTCCTGATCCCACCTTCTCGAGGAATAGTCCGACAAGGAAAACAGTCAGCATGAAGGACCTCAGACAGATAAGCGAGAGCTTCGATGGCTCCGAAAAAGTCGATGACTCCCGGAGCTCGAGCAGGGCGAAAAACACGGCGAACAAGGACGGGATGGAAAGCCCGAGGAGCGAGTCCAAGACCAGGATCATCGCCCAGGCCTTCGAGGCAAGGAGTGGACAGACTTCGCCCAGCGACAGCGGACTCTCAAAGCACAAGGGGATCAAGTACCTTCACAATTGGGACGCGGGAAGCGTTAGCAGCGGTGTATCCAGCGACTATCCAGACACCGATCCCGGCAGTGGAGTCCAATGCACGTCCtccgaggacgaggacgagggtCAGGACGACGATGACATCGACAACGGACCGGGGCACTCCGTGTCTCAGGACGTGCTGAAGAAGATAAGGGAGTGCGGAACCTCGGTTACCTACTATGGAGGAAAGGTGGTGAACACGTGTAACAGCCCGTTAATATCGCCGCCTATAACCGGTAAGATAATGCGTGAAATAATGAGGAATAAACCGAAGAACAACGAAGCCTCCAAGGATTACGTCAAGTTTCGATTGGTGAAGAGCAACTCTTGCGACAGCAGGTTAGAGCTTGCTGGTAGACTAGTCAACGACCAATCAAAACGCGATAAATTCAGCAAGAAAACCGGCGAGCAGATAAACGGCACTTCGGGTATCGAGTACACGCCAAAGTCTGATCTTAGAAAATGTCCGATAATGGAAGGACGCAATGTCGAGGTCGTGGTAGCGGACGAAGCTGTCGACGACGAGATTATTGAAccggaaataaagaaagaaccGCCAATCGTTATCGGGCTCGAGCCGAAAAAGGAGGAAGTCAaagagccggaaattttcaaagccgaTTTCAAGCTCGGAAAATTAGAAGACACGAAATGCTATGCGAACAAATTTAACAACAACACGTTTAACCAGTGGCAAGTGAACGACCCGATCCAAGAGAAGAAATGCAAGTTTggagaaattgatttcgagGAATTTGAAGTATTGGAAGACAGTCTCAATTCGAACGCtagaaaaaattag
- the LOC124416353 gene encoding protein javelin isoform X2 translates to MFSIKIVYCQVTMEFADQAGESAPREGGNNRHDHPGGSSSSSLREQQQQQKLLKRTKSLAVISEENRANTRPSNYYRLGEPALSEAFRRQQLIPRAKLINRHSLKDRLSKSQQHLNESFEVSNPRVYRSRLPSDTYSVSDPHVSLPNFIPQNSRQNHNPDRLNILEWPEAPKRYQSIQNLDNVTGLVDVVEENWSTEGNRSIDCIYTQVKRKRKEHRSLDSVLFEDDKELEYFNVLDLLPLSNVRLQFDDRNSSNNSIKAEKRERNRDLFEKNYRKVQSSSDEYEDKYGIDDPDKLRVENRKKEKSYQHSEGLEPDIAEALNASKIEEINDFSKSENRKEDAIYESRVDEEAIGFEDEVFSQKSGKNRVLILDSDQDKFRADVAVVRPVEDYRRIEEAEDYKSIWISDSEDQEEMSRRPQVLKVIDNDVTKRNRTSVIEIGDVTEAMNSAKQTDDSTSEGNDCVITNDSKLSSNEDKANDSQDEVRVDAVKTFFESKCKVNGEAKNERSEGKFGRIINHTTSMFGKACNAVKGSLGFEARSDSSDLGLGSESGSDTRRQSMDGIDEAEDGPKEVANDTENNHSTLSRSFSCSVDSSAKNEVSPEFDHIRYKIMKSDLFSKNMFGSMKNEQVFDGLMQYLQEYSFHDLLVDNNVVIIEPVRAETVERKTTSTKCGGGKGKSPSSCRISGAVEKKCQEQRKVEGDKNAGKQPPKSPKQAGLRRHFFYHPIRVNRELIDDELPDPDTVRNVRKMFEGTLKLKTPDPTFSRNSPTRKTVSMKDLRQISESFDGSEKVDDSRSSSRAKNTANKDGMESPRSESKTRIIAQAFEARSGQTSPSDSGLSKHKGIKYLHNWDAGSVSSGVSSDYPDTDPGSGVQCTSSEDEDEGQDDDDIDNGPGHSVSQDVLKKIRECGTSVTYYGGKVVNTCNSPLISPPITGKIMREIMRNKPKNNEASKDYVKFRLVKSNSCDSRLELAGRLVNDQSKRDKFSKKTGEQINGTSGIEYTPKSDLRKCPIMEGRNVEVVVADEAVDDEIIEPEIKKEPPIVIGLEPKKEEVKEPEIFKADFKLGKLEDTKCYANKFNNNTFNQWQVNDPIQEKKCKFGEIDFEEFEVLEDSLNSNARKN, encoded by the exons TGCGCCTAGAGAGGGAGGCAACAACCGCCATGACCATCCAGGAGGGTCTTCTTCGTCATCGCTACGagaacagcaacagcagcagaagTTATTAAAGCGAACAAAAAGTTTGGCCGTAATATCCGAGGAGAACAGAGCAAATACCCGACCGAGTAATTACTACAGACTTGGCGAGCCTGCATTGTCGGAGGCATTCAGGAGGCAGCAGCTCATACCAAGAGCTAAGCTCATCAATCGGCATTCCCTGAAGGATAG ACTTTCAAAGAGCCAGCAACACCTCAACGAATCATTCGAGGTCTCGAATCCAAGAGTGTACCGATCACGTTTGCCTTCCGACACATATTCGGTGTCCGATCCTCACGTCTCTCTGCCAAACTTCATACCCCAGAATTCGCGACAGAATCATAACCCAGATCGACTCAACATTCTCGAGTGGCCCGAAGCACCGAAACGTTACCAAAGCATCCAGAACTTGGACAACGTTACAGGACTTGTCGATGTCGTCGAAGAAAATTGGTCAACGGAGGGAAACAGAAGTATAGACTGCATTTACACTCAG GTGAAAAGAAAGCGAAAGGAGCACCGAAGTTTGGACAGTGTACTATTCGAGGACGACAAAGAGCTTGAGTATTTCAACGTATTGGACCTCCTACCACTGTCAAACGTCCGTCTGCAATTCGACGATAGAAACAGCTCGAATAACAGCATTAAGGCGGAAAAAAGGGAGCGGAACCGTGACTTATTCGAGAAGAACTATCGCAAAGTTCAATCGTCGTCGGACGAATACGAAGACAAATACGGGATAGATGATCCTGACAAATTGCGGGTTGAGAATCGAAAGAAGGAGAAGTCTTATCAACATAGCGAAGGACTCGAGCCCGACATCGCGGAGGCGTTGAACGCGTCGAAGATTGAGGAAATCAACGATTTCTCGAAATCCGAGAACCGAAAGGAAGACGCTATTTACGAATCTAGGGTTGACGAAGAGGCGATAGGGTTCGAGGACGAAGTGTTCAGtcaaaaatcaggaaaaaaccgCGTCCTGATCCTCGACTCGGACCAAGATAAGTTCAGGGCGGACGTTGCGGTAGTGAGACCGGTTGAGGATTACCGAAGAATCGAAGAGGCAGAGGActacaaatcgatttggatATCGGACTCCGAGGATCAAGAGGAAATGTCGCGGAGACCTCAGGTGCTCAAGGTAATCGACAACGACGTAACGAAGCGTAACAGGACCTCGGTAATCGAAATCGGCGATGTCACCGAGGCAATGAACTCCGCGAAGCAAACCGATGACTCAACTTCGGAGGGTAACGACTGCGTAATCACAAACGACTCGAAACTCTCATCGAACGAGGACAAGGCGAACGACAGTCAAGATGAGGTCCGGGTCGACGCCGTGAAGACGTTCTTCGAATCAAAGTGCAAGGTGAACGGCGAGGCTAAGAACGAACGCTCGGAGGGTAAATTTGGCAGAATAATAAACCACACGACAAGCATGTTTGGAAAGGCTTGCAACGCGGTAAAGGGCAGTCTCGGCTTCGAGGCCAGATCTGACAGCTCCGATTTGGGGTTGGGATCCGAGTCAGGGAGCGACACGCGGAGGCAGTCGATGGACGGAATCGACGAGGCGGAAGACGGACCCAAAGAGGTGGCGAACGACACCGAGAACAACCACTCGACACTTTCGAGATCGTTTAGCTGCAGCGTTGACAGCTCGGCGAAGAACGAAGTCAGTCCAGAATTCGATCACATAAGGTACAAGATAATGAAGTCAGACTTGTTTAGTAAGAACATGTTCGGCAGTATGAAGAACGAGCAAGTTTTTGACGGGCTGATGCAGTACCTTCAAGAGTATTCGTTCCATGATCTTCTGGTGGACAATAACGTCGTGATAATCGAACCTGTGCGTGCCGAGACGGTTGAGAGAAAGACGACGTCGACGAAGTGCGGCGGGGGAAAAGGTAAGAGTCCCTCGTCATGCCGCATATCAGGAGCTGTTGAGAAAAAGTGTCAGGAACAGCGAAAAGTGGAGGGTGATAAAAACGCGGGAAAGCAGCCTCCCAAGAGCCCGAAGCAGGCTGGCCTAAGGCGGCACTTCTTTTATCACCCGATACGCGTTAACAGGGAATTGATCGACGACGAACTGCCCGATCCGGACACGGTTCGAAACGTGAGAAAGATGTTCGAGGGGACTTTGAAACTAAAAACTCCTGATCCCACCTTCTCGAGGAATAGTCCGACAAGGAAAACAGTCAGCATGAAGGACCTCAGACAGATAAGCGAGAGCTTCGATGGCTCCGAAAAAGTCGATGACTCCCGGAGCTCGAGCAGGGCGAAAAACACGGCGAACAAGGACGGGATGGAAAGCCCGAGGAGCGAGTCCAAGACCAGGATCATCGCCCAGGCCTTCGAGGCAAGGAGTGGACAGACTTCGCCCAGCGACAGCGGACTCTCAAAGCACAAGGGGATCAAGTACCTTCACAATTGGGACGCGGGAAGCGTTAGCAGCGGTGTATCCAGCGACTATCCAGACACCGATCCCGGCAGTGGAGTCCAATGCACGTCCtccgaggacgaggacgagggtCAGGACGACGATGACATCGACAACGGACCGGGGCACTCCGTGTCTCAGGACGTGCTGAAGAAGATAAGGGAGTGCGGAACCTCGGTTACCTACTATGGAGGAAAGGTGGTGAACACGTGTAACAGCCCGTTAATATCGCCGCCTATAACCGGTAAGATAATGCGTGAAATAATGAGGAATAAACCGAAGAACAACGAAGCCTCCAAGGATTACGTCAAGTTTCGATTGGTGAAGAGCAACTCTTGCGACAGCAGGTTAGAGCTTGCTGGTAGACTAGTCAACGACCAATCAAAACGCGATAAATTCAGCAAGAAAACCGGCGAGCAGATAAACGGCACTTCGGGTATCGAGTACACGCCAAAGTCTGATCTTAGAAAATGTCCGATAATGGAAGGACGCAATGTCGAGGTCGTGGTAGCGGACGAAGCTGTCGACGACGAGATTATTGAAccggaaataaagaaagaaccGCCAATCGTTATCGGGCTCGAGCCGAAAAAGGAGGAAGTCAaagagccggaaattttcaaagccgaTTTCAAGCTCGGAAAATTAGAAGACACGAAATGCTATGCGAACAAATTTAACAACAACACGTTTAACCAGTGGCAAGTGAACGACCCGATCCAAGAGAAGAAATGCAAGTTTggagaaattgatttcgagGAATTTGAAGTATTGGAAGACAGTCTCAATTCGAACGCtagaaaaaattag